Genomic DNA from Euleptes europaea isolate rEulEur1 chromosome 14, rEulEur1.hap1, whole genome shotgun sequence:
CTCCTGAGGGGGAAAATAGTTGAGGCTGTTCAAGGGAGAAACAAGCTAACACAATTCAAGTCAAACCATGGCACATACCAGTGGAACCTGTCACAGTGGAAGGCTTGCTCTTGTGTCTTCCTTTCTCTGCCACAAGGCTGATGGTATACTCTACCCCAGCATCTAGCGACCGTAAGAGGTGAGATGTGCTATCTGCTTGAATCTCTATTTCATTCTTCCTCCCCGTGGGGGTCACATAAGTGAGACGATAGCGATCAAATTTGGCCAGGGGTCTTTTCCATCGCACGAGGAGAGTGGTTTCAGTAGGACCGCTGACCTCCAAGTCCTTGGGACTATCCAGATCTACAAGCAACACACAAGAGGAAATGAAGGTCAAATGAAGATTGTATAAACCCAAGggaaatccagcatggtgtagtgtttaagaacggtggactctaatctggagaaccagttttgattcccccctcctccacatgaagcctgctgggtgaccttgggacagtcacagttctcccagaactctttccatctacgcagaggcaggcaatggcaaaccacctctgaatgtctcttgccttgaaaaccctatgaaattgccataagtcagttgtgacttgacagcactttccactttcCACCCAAGGCGGGCAGCTGGACACCTGAGATTTAGATCTGGCCCACTGAGCATCATCACTTGGCACTACTTTGACCAACTAAACAGGAATCTTTTAGCCTCAGCCATCTTgttttcgaagaagaagaagaagtagtattggtttttatatgcagattttctctaccttttaaggagaatcaaaccggcttacaatctcctttcctgcctctccccacaacagacaccttgtgaggtaggctgagagagcacaaagggaactgtgactagcccaaggtcacccaggtggcttcatgtgtaggagtggggaaaccaaccgtgtccaccagattagagtctgctgctcatgtggaggagtggggaatcaaacccagttctccagattagagtccaccactcttaaccaccacaccacgctggctcatagcTGGCTTCAGGGAGAGCACTGCCAGCATCACATGGCCTACCCCATCCACCTACCAGTTTCTGAGTATTCATTCCAGGGTAAGCAGAATGCCAGTTAGAAGCATATATGGGGGAACTGTGAGGAATTACAAGGGGGGATTTGGgctaaatgctttttaaaatttattttcatgtattaaaatatttctatcacacctttcctcttggctcaaggcagcttactagTAGTATTAAAATATTATTGATTAAAACCCCTaaatatctcctcctctccccgAAAGATTCCTAAACTTTCCCTCCCAACACCCCCCAGTTCTTCAAGACACTATaatttcttgggggagggggtagatcagaccaatgtcctCATTTGCCCCCACCTGCCCTTCTTTAATGGATTGATTCTTACTATTCAGCACACTCAGGATCTTATCATGTGAAATACTCAagagggatgccagtctccaggtgctggctggagatctcctggaattacatctgggCCATTAACCCATGGGCAAGAAGTCaccggttaatctctctctcatctcacactattttaatctgggatcataaaagtgAACGCACGTCCgtctcccatcccacactatgtgcaccacCCGATGCTCCATGCGTTTGGGACATGGGATAACGCGGGATATTTGGGGAGTGCTCCGTCGCTACCGATGTCATTACACCACAGTCACGTGATTGTGCGTGCttggtgtctccccccccccccagaatgatatgccggtataccaacgcaactcacttcaggacgttagtttttctcctgccctcctgctctgtagcaaaaagcagagctctccaGACCGCAGCTCTGCTGTCTCTGTTTTTGAGGCGGCAGGAGGCTCAGAAGCTCAGGGCAGGGGCGGCTAGAGCGGGCAACGCTGAAtccaccggccagctgagcggCGGCTCTGCGGGAGCCGCGAGAGGCGAGCGGACGGTTGGGCTGTCTCGTCAGGCTTAGCGGCATCGTCCGcttgctttcctggccagggaggGGCGGTTTTGAGCCCCTGAGGGGAGTGAGCCTGTGAGGGAGAGGCGCGGCCTCGGCACGAGGCGTACATGGGGCCTGGTGTCAGCGGATGGCTGATCTACCGGAGGAGCCCCCGCCTCCTCTCTTTGGCCCTCTAGTTATCCAGTCGCATCTGGCGgtgaatttcacacacacacacaccctctttagTGTGGCCAGGcactaataataaaaaaaaatcacttccgGTTGCGTTTGGCCGGGTGatttcacacacacgcacacgcaagCACGCACACATGCAGTCTTGGGCGGCAAGGACTAATGGAATATCGACACGGAAGCTCACGCATGATGAAGCAACCGGATTTATCTCGATTGTGATCTGTATTTTGCGATAAGACAGGTCTTGGAAAACACGCAAGTAAATTGCACTCATGGTAGATTTGATTCGCAGAGCGGGGACAGCGTGCgtgtgaccactggaaaaccgCTACATTATGTGGGGAGAAGCAGACCAAATCGGTCATGCGTTAACAGCCCTGGTCTCCAGcttataaagatcagttcccctggatcaaATAGCAactctggaggatggactctatggcattatacccccctgagGTCACTcactgccccaaaccccgccctcccttactccaccccccacaccaccaggaattccccaacccagaactagcaaccctagatcAAACTGTTTTAGTTATTGACAAACTGCATTGTTCTGCATACCAGTGGAGTCACAGTACATAAAAAATCCCTCCCTTGTCTTAGCTGCTCTCATGATTTGGCATGACTTGCCCACTTGATTCTTAGAAATTACACAAACTTGGGAACATGtgagaaattggttcttgtaggttatctgggctgtgtaaccgtggtcttggaattttctttctttccttctttctttctttctttctttctttctttctttctttctttctttctttctttctttctttctttctttctttctttccttctttccttctttccttctttccttctttccttctttccttctttccttctttctttcttaggaaagaaaattccaagaccacggttacacagcccggataacctacaagaaccaatgaactctgaccgtgaaagccttcgacaatatgtgaGAAATTACTGGGATGGGGAGCAGAGCGAGGGACATGAGTTGGAAATGTCTTCTgatttccccatttccccctgttttgctttccttttgCCCTATCAGTATTCTATGCCTCTGGTAGCATGCTCGGTCCTGTCTTCTAGGTGTGGTGAATGTATAAGTCCTATTTTTAGACATGGTTTGCAGTAGCTCCTGCTATGCTCACGCCAATGGTTGTGCTTAATCTTTCCCCTGTTCTAATGAAGAGAAGGACTTTTCCCCCTACCTGTTGCAGCATTAATCGTGGCAGGAGCACTCTCTCGATCCTGCTTCAGGGCCGTCACGCCAATGCCATATTCTGTCCCAGGCCGCAAAcctaaataaaaagaaaacaacaccAACAACGCCTACAGTTTATATGGAATTTTAGGCATGTATCCCATCCTTGTTTGTCTTTACTAGGAACAGTAAATTTCTCATTTAATATGACACCTTGCAAAGAACTAAGACAGTCTTACTCAGATTCTTGCACAGGTCAAGCAATGTGTGACTTTAGCATTAGTTTGCAGAGCTTTCAGGAGTCCTACCAGTGAGGGTAACTTTGGTTGTGGCTTGGTTGCTTCTGGGCACTGTGACTTCAGTGTGATCTCCACCAGAAATGGGCGCATACTTGATCCTGTAAGCTTCAGGGGTTGCTTGGCTGTTCTTCCACTCCAGGGTGATGGTATTATCCGTCTGAGAGAGGCGCTTCAGATTTTTGGGAGCATCCAGATCTGGGGAGATGGAGAAGGTATTTTTTTCTCAACACCCAAGGTTTTCAGACCTATGGAACTGTTTCATATTGAGTCCGACTttgggcttttatgcagggacatttccccgtggtcacccccaccgactgcttcatggcttccttttgattatgcatgccttttctggctatcagaggtcgcctcgctctccccttgcattttgcccgtgttttccaaatgctgttttagccagaatctggaaaatgcagacaaaatgcacagggagagcgaggcgacccctgaaggccagaaaaggcatgcataatcaaaaggaagccccggagCAGTTGGTGGGGATGATTGTGGGGAaaggtccctgcataaaaggtttttgtttttatttatggtGATGACCAACAGGAGTAGTCTGTGAATTTAATGTGCACCAGAGAAcatgccccagaatcctctgGAATACATTGAATTGATGGAAGAGCTGAGGAGGAAAGGTTTCATGTCATAGAGGGGGAATCACTTGGTGgtagaagaagcaggaaaaggaggagaaaagttggtttttataccccacttttctctatctttaaggagtctcaaattagtttacaattgccttcccttcttctcctcacaacaaacattctgtgaagtaggtggggatgagagagttctaagagaactgtgactagcccaatgtcacccagcaggctgcatgtggaggagcagggaatcaaacccggttctccagattagagaccactgcccttaaccacactggctctcctacactacaccatgctggtacagTGCATGCTTTACTTGCTATAGGTCCCAGATGCCAACCCTGACATCTTCTGTTAAAGGGTTTCAGGAAGCAAATGCTGGAGATGCCTTTTTCCGatatgagaccttggagagctgctgtcggccgtagtactgagctagatggaccaatagtccTGTATTTCCCCCAAAAGAAGACAGAAACAGCAAGCAGCTCTTTTACCTGTGGTGAAGCTCTCCGTCACAGGGTCGCTCTTCATATCCCCGCGGTGGGACACAAGAGTCACCTCATATTCTGTGTGCGGTTTCAGATTGCCAATGGAGTATTGGCTTTCATCCTCTGAGAGGTCGACGGAGCTTCGGTCCCCAGGGGTATCCTTAGGCCCAAAAGTGAGCTCAATGCCATCGATTTCGGCAAAGGGTTTTAACCAGGTGATCAGTGCTGTGGTGTCCGTAACATCCTTCACCTCGATTTGGCTGGGGGCATCAAGTCCTGGGGCAGCGAGAAAGGGACAAAACGGGAGTTTAACAATAGATGaatgacagatagggttgccagctccaggttgggaaatccctgaagatttttggggcggagcctgaggagggcagggtttggggagaggagggacttcaacgccatagagtccaattgccaaaatggccattttctccagaactgatctctatcggctggagatcagctgcaatagcaggagatcttcagccaccacctggaggttggcaaccgtaacgaCACACTTCTCATCAACAGCAagtttgaggatagggttgccaggtccctttttgccaccggcagaaggtttttgaggcttcctcctccattttttcccctcctaacaaccctgtgaggaaggttagactAAAGAGAGACATGGGTCCAAGGTCGGCCTCTGAGCTTCCTGGCTGAATGAGGACTTGAATCTGGGTCTTTCCCATCCTAGCACCAAAACAGACATGATGCTAGGAGGAAAGATGCTGCTTCCTTTTACTTTGGAACTTGAGATTGAACTTTTCCATGATGAGTATCCCTGGAAAAATTATAAGGAGAGTTAACACTTACTCAAGAGCACTTTTGTTTGAAACTTTAAGTGGTCTTTTTCTCTGTATAGTTTTATATTTTTGCATCTGCATTGGTATTTACTGGAGATGAGCCCTTTTATACTGGAAACTTGTTTGTCTCCCATTTCTTTGCTCTGGCTAGCAAACTGGACCCTCCAGTATCAGGAAAGTTGTGAAAGTTGGGAGAAACTGCACACTGATGCATGCTTACCTCGGAGTAAGCCCACTGAACACTGTGGGACCTCTGAGTGAACATGCATGGATCGAGCTGAAGGAGGAGAGGGGTGAGAAAGTTCCCAAAAGTCTTAGCACTAAGATATGTTTGATTTATCAGGAAAGAGCTCAGTTTAGAATTCAGCCTATGAAAAGCTGTGGGGAGTTTGCTCATCTCTAGCTGGAAGCTTTGtgtatagggtcgccaggtccctctttgcccccagtgggaggtttttgggttgaagcctgaggagggtggagtttggggaggggaaggacttcaatcccatagagtccaatggcaaaagagccattttctccaggtgaactggtctctatcggctggagatcagttgtaatagcagcagatctccagctagtacctggaggttggcaaccctatttgtgtatCAAGCTTCCaagaatttctttaaaaaaagagctgaAATGTCCCCACAAAACTTATATTTGTCCTGTTGTCCTTTCAATGTTGCCCAATGAAGCAAGTAGCACttccaagcaaaacagaaatCTATTTTAATGcccctcaaatagggttgccaacctctgggtaatagctggagatgtcctgctattacaactgatctccagccgatagatatcagttcatctggagaaaatggccgccttggcaattgtactctatggcattgaagtccctccccaaaccccgccctccttaggctgtgccccccaaacctcccactggtggcaaagagggacctggcaacactactctgAGGGTCGACTGGTAGCCCGGTGGATTGGAGGTTTTTTGCCCGCccccaccaggcagttggcaagctTAGTTTGGGAGTAGGTAGTAGCATTGCAAGAAGACTGCCAAGGTAGCTTTGCCCATGTGACTGTCAGAACAGAAAGCTACTAGAGTCCCCCTTATGCTTCTCATCACACAGGAGTTTTATTTATGGCACCTATAAACACCAGATCTATGTTTATTCTTGGTTCCCTATTAACATAACAAGGCAGCCACTTACTTGTAGTTACCACCCTGGAGAGGCCAGGTCCTCTGGTCTGATTCTTCACAACATACAGGGACACATTATATTGGTGTCCTGGGGCCAGGCCTCGTTGCAAATAGGATGTCTGTGGCCTCTCCAGGCTGCTTCTGATTCCTCCGTTGTCTTCCTTTTTCTGCAATGCAAGGATCAAACAATAAGgatttggagaaaaaaaaaacaaggggggAATGTAGGATTCTGGGTGTCCAAGGGtcatgtgaatagggttgccatagggttgccaacctccaggtagtagcaggaaatctcctgctatttcaactgatctccagtcaatagaaatcagctcacctggacaaaatggccactttggcaattggactctatggcattgaagtcccttccctctccaaacccagccctcctcaggctccacccccaaaaatctccaagtatttcctaacctggagctggcaagctaGATGTGAAACTGAAATCTTTCTTACCGGGCTTTGAAAGACTATTTCCCACCCACTGAAAGGAATGTCCAGGGGATCCCACTCCACCTCGACAGAAGTGTCTTTAACTGACTTGAACTTTAAGCCATCTGGGGCAGGCAAGTCTGGAAAGCAAAAAGAAGAAAGATGAAGTGCAAATTTCTACACAAACCGGAATTAATTATATTTCCATTACAGGAATTTCTGCAATGGTGTAATACAGGACGTGTATGCATACTCTGCATTCTAACAACATGgaagagaagagggggaaaataaaGACCACAATTATAAATAAGTACATTACTTGCAAGCCAATAAGAAAACAAATAATGGAGACAAACAAGAAATCTGACATGAAGGAAATAATACCCATCAGTATATTCCCCCACCCTGgcttggataacccaggctagcctgatcttctcagatctcagaagctaagtagggttggtcctggcaagtatgtggatgggagacctccaaagaataccagggtcatgtcgCAGAGgtaagcaatagcaaaccaaccACCCCCAAATGTCTCTTGGTGCCTCTATTTGGCACCATTTTCTACTGGCAGCACAACACGACCAGAGTGAGGGCAGGACGTTTTACGTTCTGTCTGATTTGCCCTCATTACTAGGGATCTGCGTTCAGCAAGCTGAACCCCCCAAAATGGTGGTGatttaaagggagccgaaaagaggattccaaataatgctgaattttgttCAGCATTTTTTGAGCCACTTCGGCTTGAAATCCGAATTTTCCAGCCGTTTTGACTCGAAATCTGAATTTTTTGAGCTGCTTCAAATCCCGAATACTGCTGAATTATTTCAGCATTTTTCGAGCTGCTTCAGCTTCACCACtatcttaaaaattaaaaaaagactgAGGGAATCCCCGTTCtaccacctccctccctccctctcccactcACTTACCTGGTGGCTAGGCCAGGGCAGAACTCCGTTGGCATTGCTGTTGCGCTCCATGTGGGGCTCGGGGGCAGTGGGTTGCACAGAGCTTCAAGTGGGGCTCAGCCTGGCCCCAGCCAGGTCTGGTGTACAGCTCTGCGCTGCTGGCCCCTGCCGCCTCCAGCCTCCACATGGGGTTTGGAGACAGCTGTGCATCAGCCACTGCCAACGCCTATGGGCTCCACCTGGGGCTTGGAGGTGGCATGCAGCTCTGCACCATACCTTTAGCCTCCACGTGGGGTTTGGAGGTGGCCACCATGGCTGcttcaggaaaggaaaatgaggggagaaggagggggaggagataaaATTCAAATTTGggtctaatggacctgattttttcagGAATCTGGATATTACCAACATGGGAGTTCAGGAATATCCAggtttctacacacacacacacacagaaattagacccaaatccaaattttactgatttttatttttgcacacctGTATTCCTGACAAAACTATGTAGCCAATCACACCAAATGTGGGGATACTGTTGTTGAATCATTTCCGATTAAGGAGAGTCTTGGTAAGTTCTCTTCTGTCTCTACCAAGCCTTCATTACCACTGTTTACCCTTCTCAACAGTAagtttctttttattaaaaaaaaaaccggcCTCGAAAAGGCAAAGACTAGCAAAGATTAGCTGCAAGAGCAGCACCCACTATAAGACATGCCAAAATTTAGAAGAGTCTGAGCCTGGATTTTAATGGAGCAAGGCTTTCTAAATGCAAGGGATCCATATTTTGAATTTCTTTCATTGCTGATTCATTTGATCGTTAGGCTCAGTAAAATTTAATCTACTCACATGTGGCCACCCGAGCACTAACTGGGatgcttttcttgttctttaggATGGCAAAGACACGGATAAAATATTCTACACCCGGTTCCAATTCCCGAATGGTGGCAGCCGAGTGGTTTCCGGGGACTCGGAACTGCAGTTCTAAACCACCAGTGCCAGTAGGAATGTAGGTGATAAGGTATTCAGTGACGATATTTTCATTTTTCCATTCCAGGTTGACAGTTTTGTCTGTCACATCTGTCACCATCAGCTCTTTCGGAGGAGATACTGCCAAGagggatttgaaaaaaaaaaaaaaacaggtgaaGTCACCATCAAATGCTTTGAAAATGGGGAGATGCTATGCCATTCTAACAGCCGATCTACACATTGAGAAATATCATGCGATAGATTCCTTCCTGGGCTGAACCATTTCAGACTGTACACTGggaattctgttgttgttttttaaagcttccCCACACAatttcataagaacgtaagaaggccatgctggatcagaccaaggcccatcaagtctagcagtctgttcacacggtggccaaccaggtgcctctaggaagcccacaaacaagacaacttcagcagcattgtcctgcctgtgtcccaaagcacctaatgtaataggcatgcttttctaatcctggagagaataggtatgcatcatgactagaatccatttttactaacagccatgaatatttctctcctccatgaacatgtccactcccctcttcatggctctcttgttctccctcctccattttgggTCTTCCTTGGTTTCCCGCTATTTTGTAACTTCCTTCATCCCCCCAGCCCATTGTGGCTCCACCAGATGGGGAACTACCCAACAGCAGGAGCATCAAGGGAAGACATTAGAACATGGTCTTCATTATTTATAGTTTGTAAAGAATGGCAAGTATGACAGTTTAAACAGGTGGAGATAGTAAACTGGAAGGCTGAAAGAGGGTACAAAATCATTCCATGAAAATAgcagcagaagaaggagaagaaggagagttggtttttatatgccgactttctctaccatttaagggagaatcaaaccggcttaccttccctttccctccccacaacagacaccctgtgaggtagatggggctgagagagcgtgacaagcccaaggtcacccagatggcttcatgtgtaggagtgggggggggaatccagttcaccagattagcctccactgctcatgtggaggagtgaggaatcaaacccagttctccagattaaagtccaccgctccaaaccaccactcttaacaactacaccacgctggctctctcagagaACGATAATCATCCTGAGAGAATCCTCAAGGGAACTCACCATCAGAACAGTCGTCCCCTATGTAGCCTTCATCACAGATGCACTGCCCATCTACACAGTGGCCAAGATCATTGCAGTTATTTGGACAGGACCGTTCGCTGCAATCAGTCCCTTGGTATCCCTCATCGCACACACACTGCCCATTGACGCATCGCCCCCGGTTGTTGCAGTCTTTGGGGCACCGCCGTTGACTGCAGTCCAGCCCAGTGAAGCcctcatcacacacacacagcccgtTGACACAGCGGCCTCGCCCATTACAGTTGTTCACGCAGGCCAACAGTCCACAGTCGTCACCGACAAAGCCTTTGTTGCACACGCACACCCCGTTGATGCAGCGCCCACGATTGTTGCAGTCATTGGGGCACCTCCGTTCCGCGCAATCCTCGCCTGTGTACCCCTCGTCGCACACGCACTGCCCATTGATGCAGCGGCCGTGATTGTTGCAGTCGTTGGGACACCTCAGCTCACTACAGTCAATGCCAATGAAGGCCTCATCGCACACACACAGGCCGTTAATGCAGTGCCCCCGATTGTTGCAGTCATTGGGGCACCTCCGCTCAGCACAGTCCTCCCCTGTGTACCCCTCATCACAGAGGCACAGGCCATTGAGGCATCGCCCACGATGGTGACAGTCATTGGGGCACTTCAGTTCTCTGCAGTCTTTGCCCATGAATCCCTCGTCACACTCGCATTGCCCGTTGACGCACCGTCCCCTGTTGCTACAATCGTTGGGACACCTCAGCTCACCACAGTCCTCTCCCATGAACCTTTCCTCGCACACGCACTGCCCGTCAACACAGCGCCCCTGGTTGTTGCAGTCATTGGGGCACCTCACTTCCCAGCAGTCGAAGCCCAAGAAACCTTCGTTGCATACGCACTGCCCGTTGATACAACGGCCACGGCCGTTGCAGTCTTTGGGACACCTCTGATCGCCACAGTCATCCCCGGTGAACCCTTCATAGCAGATACACACACCATTGTCACAGCGGCCCTGATTGTGGCAATTGTTAGGACAAGCCACCTCCCCACAATCCTCCCCGGTGAAGCCTACGTCGCAGTAACAAGTGCCATTGATACAACGGCCACGGTCGTAGCAGTCATTTGGGCAGATGAGCTCACTGCAGTCTTCGCCTGTGTAACCTTCATCGCACACACACTCCTCTTCCACACAGTGGCCCCGGTTATTGCAGTTGTTCGGGCACAGCGGCTCGCTGCAGTCTGCCCCACTGAAGCCATCCTTGCAGATGCACTGTCCATTCAGACACTTCCCGTGTTCACTGCACGGCACCAAGCACACCTCGAGGCTGCAGTCCTCACCGGCATAGCCCTCAAAGCATTCACATTGGCCGTCCACACATTTGCCTTGGTCATTACAGTCCCCGGGACACGTCAGTTGGCCACAGTCCGACCCAGTGAAGCCTTCATCACAGATACACTTGCCATTAATGCACCGCCCCCTGTCGTTGCAATTCTGGGGGCATTCTGGTTCAGAGCAGTTGGGGCCTTTCCAGCCGGGCTCACAAATGCAACCACAGACGTCATTGCTGTAGTTCCCCCGTCCACTGCAGTAAGGCGTGGCATCGATGCGACCTAGGCCAGGAAAACGAGAAGCCATGTTATCCCCAAAGCAAGATCAGCGATATAAAAAGCTCAAAAGGACATTTATACAATTATAAAGTTGCATAAGGTGTAGAAGAAGTAGATAAAGATATTCCCCATCACAAAAATTCAGAGTCACCCAATGAAATCCATAAGTAAAAGACTTAACATGAAAATAA
This window encodes:
- the TNC gene encoding tenascin isoform X4, with product MGLAPWVLALAVLSLFHPQVSGGLIKRIIRQKREAGINVTLPEDNQPVVFNHVYNIKVPVGSLCGVDLESASGDSDLKPHIDPSKHYQEHTVNEENQIVFTHKINIPRRACGCAAAPDIKDLLSRLEELEGLVSSLRDQCASGLGCCSSGQTAEGRIDATPYCSGRGNYSNDVCGCICEPGWKGPNCSEPECPQNCNDRGRCINGKCICDEGFTGSDCGQLTCPGDCNDQGKCVDGQCECFEGYAGEDCSLEVCLVPCSEHGKCLNGQCICKDGFSGADCSEPLCPNNCNNRGHCVEEECVCDEGYTGEDCSELICPNDCYDRGRCINGTCYCDVGFTGEDCGEVACPNNCHNQGRCDNGVCICYEGFTGDDCGDQRCPKDCNGRGRCINGQCVCNEGFLGFDCWEVRCPNDCNNQGRCVDGQCVCEERFMGEDCGELRCPNDCSNRGRCVNGQCECDEGFMGKDCRELKCPNDCHHRGRCLNGLCLCDEGYTGEDCAERRCPNDCNNRGHCINGLCVCDEAFIGIDCSELRCPNDCNNHGRCINGQCVCDEGYTGEDCAERRCPNDCNNRGRCINGVCVCNKGFVGDDCGLLACVNNCNGRGRCVNGLCVCDEGFTGLDCSQRRCPKDCNNRGRCVNGQCVCDEGYQGTDCSERSCPNNCNDLGHCVDGQCICDEGYIGDDCSDVSPPKELMVTDVTDKTVNLEWKNENIVTEYLITYIPTGTGGLELQFRVPGNHSAATIRELEPGVEYFIRVFAILKNKKSIPVSARVATYLPAPDGLKFKSVKDTSVEVEWDPLDIPFSGWEIVFQSPKKEDNGGIRSSLERPQTSYLQRGLAPGHQYNVSLYVVKNQTRGPGLSRVVTTRLDAPSQIEVKDVTDTTALITWLKPFAEIDGIELTFGPKDTPGDRSSVDLSEDESQYSIGNLKPHTEYEVTLVSHRGDMKSDPVTESFTTDLDAPKNLKRLSQTDNTITLEWKNSQATPEAYRIKYAPISGGDHTEVTVPRSNQATTKVTLTGLRPGTEYGIGVTALKQDRESAPATINAATDLDSPKDLEVSGPTETTLLVRWKRPLAKFDRYRLTYVTPTGRKNEIEIQADSTSHLLRSLDAGVEYTISLVAEKGRHKSKPSTVTGSTEAEPEVDNLLVSDATPDGFRLSWTADEGVFDSFVLKIRDANRLVNPLELIIPGHERTQDITGLKEGTEYYIDLYGVTSGRRSQPINAMATTALGAPRELTFSDITENSAVVSWTAPRARVDSFRISYVPLTGGTPSVVTVDGSKSRAKLVKLIPGVEYIVSIISVKGFEESEPASGSLTTVLDAPSGLVAVNITDSEALAVWQPAIAAVDNYVVSYAAEGEPEVTQRVSGNTVEYDLTNLRPAAEYTLRIYAVKGPQRSTTVSTRFTTGLDAPRDLTATDVQFETALLTWRPPRASVTGYLLIYESIDGKVKEVILGPESTSYSLSDLSPSTQYTVKLQALNQSLKSKIIQAVFTTTGLLYPYPRDCSQALLNGETASGLYTIYVNGDQSQPLQVFCDMTSDGGGWIIFLRRQDGGQDFYQNWRTYEAGFGDPKKEFWIGLDKLHKITSQGQYELRVDLRDHNETAYALYDKFSVGDARSRYRLKVDGYSGTAGDSMTYHNGRSFSTFDKDHDSAITNCALSYKGAFWYKNCHRVNLMGRYGDNSHSQGVNWFHWKGHEYSIQFAEMKLRPYSFRNLEGRRKRA